The region GTTGATGATGAAATTGAATTGGAACAGGTAGTTAACCAGTTGTCCAAGCTGGTTGATGTTATTAAGATTGTCAATCTTACATATGTTGATTCGATTCAACGGGAACTGGCCCTTATCAAAGTTAAAGCCAGTAAAGTGAACCGTTCTGATTTGGTCGATGTTGTAGAGATTTTTCGGGCCAAAATTGTCGATGTAAACCGGGAAACCATGACTATTGAGCTTGCCGGCGAGGAAAGCAAGATTGATGCTTTTTGCGAAGTGCTGCTGGATTTTGGAATTATTGAAATTGTCCGGACCGGTAAAATTGCGCTTTCGCGGGGGCCGGTTCCTGCAAAGGAAATGTAAGTAGTGGGGGGCTGCAACCTACCGTTTCAAAATAGGGAGGAAGATTGGGTATGGATTTTACCCCAAAATCAGAAATTGAGACAAGAACTTATAATTTTCAAAAAAAGTTAACAGACCAGGGACTTGATGGAGCAATTATTGTCCTGAACAGTGATATGTTTTATTTTACCGGTACAGTACAAAATTCATTTTTATATATACCTGCCGGTGGTGAGCCGGTACTCATGGTAAAAAAAAGCTTGAGGCGCGGTCAGGAAGAGTCGCCTTTAAAAAACGTTGTTTCCCTTAAAAGTCCAAAAGAAATTCCCGGAATTCTTGCTGCATTTAATTATACCGGTTTTGATAAAATAGGGCTTGAGTTAGATGTATTGCCATTTAACATTTATAAAACGTACAAAAAGATTTTCCCTAATACTGAATTTAGTGATATTTCGCCAGCCATTAAAGAAATCCGCGCTGTTAAATCGTCTTATGAAATTGAACTTATCCGTAATGCCTTAGGTGTTATTGATAAGGCGTTTTTAGCTGTACCGTCGTTTTTACATGAAGGAATGTTAGAGATTGAATTGGCTGCATTATTTGAGGCGGAAATGCGTAAACGTGGCTATTCGGGTGGCCGCAAAATGAGAGCGTTCAATCAGGATTTCTTTTTCGGAAATATATGTACCGGAAATAGTGGATTTTGCCCTAATTTTTTTGACGGGCCGGTTGGCGGACTAGGTGTAACCGTATCTCACCCCCAAGGGGCCGGCTGGAAAAGAATAAACCGCAATGAAGCCATTTATATAGATTATACTTGTGTAATTCAAGGTTATACCGGTGATCAAACCCGGATATTCTGTATAGGGGAGCTTAACCCCCGGATGGTTAAGGCATTTGAAGATGCAGTACTGATTGAATCGGAAATACTTAAAGTTATGAAACCGGGAACTCCGGCAGAGGAACCCTATCTCCTGGCTGTTAAGCTGGCAGAAGAAATGGGGTATAAAGATAACTTTATGGGTTACAAGGAAGACAAGGTTAAATTTATTGGCCATGGAATAGGTCTGGAGTTAGATGAATGGCCGATACTGGCTAAGGGATTCAAGACTCCGATTATGCCAGGGATGACTTTTGCTCTTGAACCCAAATTTGTATTTCCTGAAGGGGCTATTGGGACTGAAAACAGTTTTGTTATGACTGAAAACGGACCTGAATCTTTAAGTATAACGCCTGAGGTTATTACTTACGTAAAGACCAATTCCTTTACAAGTTAATGTGTGGCTGGCACATTTATGGAATGCACAACAAAAGAGGAAAACAAAAATAATTTCCGTATCATTAGGAAGAGTAGGTAAATGATAGAAAAGGGGCAGGATGCCGGTTGCCGGCAGCACTGCCCCTTTTTGTGCGGAAACCGTATGTGTTTTAGTTTCAGTTATTTACTAAATCGTTTCGTCTTCCCAGCCAGCCCAAAAGAGCAAGATAATAATGATAATTATGATAATCCACCAACTACCACGGCCACCGCCACAAAAGCCACCAAAACCCATGTTCAAAATCCTCCTTTTAAGATAATCTGGGGATCACATTGTTATTTTATGTATGAGTAAATCCATAGGTTCCGGCCATCATGAAGAAAACCCGGTTTATATCAAACAGTGACTGAACTATGCATTAGATATTCCAGAGTGCATTGACATTAGATTTAGAAAGATTTATCGTATATACATATTGATCGTATTTGTTAATGACTTGCTGAGGAACTTTATAGGGTTAGGTTTTTATGAGGTGCAGAAATGAAAAAAAGTGCTTTAATCTTCAAAGCTTTAGGCGATGAGGTCCGTTTGGATATTATCAAGATGCTGCTAGGTAAGGAACTCTGTGTATGCGATATAATGGATGCTTTTGATAAATCGCAGCCGGCTATTTCGCATCACCTGAAAATTTTGAAATACGCCGGTCTTTTGGAGGACCGGCGGGATGGAAAATGGATATTTTATCGGATAAATTATGATACTATTAAGGAAGTACAAGGTGTTTTAGGTCAGGTCATGCAACATGAAAATGAGTGTGTGCGGTGTACTCCGTGCTCTGCCAACCGCATTATTCAAGGTGAAGGAAACCCGGAATGACGTAGTATTAGTCCACTAATGGGTGAGAATTTTAAATAAATATTGGTCGGTGCGGGCGGCGCTTAAGCCGCCGGCGCGTCTTCCGCATGGCCGTCCTCCCGCCGCTCCACTCACCGCCGGTCGCCCCCCTAACTCCGCCCGCTCTCAGGACGGGGGAGGCGGCCATCCGATAATCCGCTTTATGTCCAGAACCGCCCTGGCGGGTCGGCTTTTCCGGCACAGGACATAAATACGGGGATTATCGTACGTCCGCCATACCGCTGAAGCGGAAAAAGCGGCTTCGCCCTCTGGCATAGACGCCGTACCGTTGGAACGCGGGGTGCTTTACCTGATTTCCGTTCGAATATAAAGAAAAGAGAAAAAGTAATAGACAAATAAGAGAGGTATGTGATACGATTTAATCAATCGATTGATTAAAAAAGGAGGCGCCCAGATGGAAAAAGATTCACGGACAAAACTTATCGAAGCAGCAACATCTTTGTTTGCGAAAAGAGGTTTTACTGCCGTATCAATCAGAGAATTAGCCGAAACGGCCGGGGTGAACAGCGCGCTCATATCCTATCATTTTGGGGGCAAAGAAGGTCTCTATGAAGCCGTGCTGGAAGCTAATTTTTCCCGTATTGCCGAGGCTATAAGCGCTGCTGAAAAGATGCAGCTCACGCCCGAAGCGCGAATCCGTTATTATACTAAAGCGGTAAACGTGTTACACAAACAGAATCCGTTTTTAATCCGGTTGCTGCACACCGAGCTTACCAATCCGACCGCTTGTTTTGAAACAGTAATAAAGAAGTATCTTAGTCAGGCTTATTCATTCATATATAAATCTTTTGCCGAGGGAGTGGCTAGCGGTTATTTTAGCCCTACCCTTGACCCTGCTTATGCTGCTATCTCGCTGGCCGGTATTATGAATTTTTACTTTATTGCCAAACCGCTGGCGCAAAACTTTCTGCCGGCGGCTGAAGATCTTGACGAGAGTTACTTAAATCAGGCCTTGAGCATTTACCTTAACGGAGTAAGGAGAATTAATTATGAATAAAAAACTGATTGCGGGAATTAGCATATTTTTGTTGCTTGCACTGGTTGCGGGTTATAAATTGTTCGGGCACAAGGATGAGGGAATTACGGCAACAGGGACGGTTGAAGTAACCAGGGCTGATATTACTCCCAAAGTGAGCGGATATGTAACCGAACTGTCGATAAAAGCAGGCGACAGTGTGACCGCCGGTCAGGTAGTTGTCCGGATTGCCCGTCCCGATTTGGAGGCGCAGCTTTTGCGTGATCAGGCGGCATTGGCTAAGGCCCAGGCCCAACTGGAGGATTTGGAAAAAGGTTCCCGCAGCCAGGAAAGAAGCGAAGCTGCCGCCAATTTATCGGCAGCCCAGGCAGTCTATGACAAGGCAAAAAATGATTTAGAACGGTTGCGGGCTTTGTATAAAGAGGGGGCCATTTCGGCACAACAATTGGATGCCGCCAACTCCAACCATGATGTAGCCTATAATTCGCTGCTTGCCGCGCAATCCCGTCAAAGCTTGGTAGAGGAGGGGCAACGTCCTGACGCTATCGAGGCGCAGCGGATTGAGGTCAAACGCTCTCAAGCCATCGTTGACGCCAGCCGGTCCATGCTTGATGATACTGTAGTGAAAAGTCCCTTTGGCAATAAGTATCACTTGGCTGTTGACAATCCGGCCGACGCAATGGCCGGCGTAACAGATGCATTGCAGCGTGCCGGCGTGCTGATAACCGAGTTAAAGGAAATTGAACCCACCCTTGAAGATGTGTTTGTGGCGTTAGCCAGCGAGGGGGGTTAATCATGCATGCGGTAGAGAGCGTCAATTTGACAAAGCGGTTTGGCTCCTTTACAGCAGTAAATAACGTCAACATTGCGATTAAGCAAGGCAGTATTTACGGTTTTCTTGGGCCTAATGGGTCAGGAAAGTCCACCACCATTAAAATGCTGTGTGGCATTCTTGAACCCACATCAGGCAGTGGAACTATACTCGGGCTGGATCTTGCCCGGGACAGCGAAGCCATTAAAACTAAAATCGGTTATATGTCACAAAAATTCAGTTTGTATGATGACCTGACGGTACTGGAAAATCTCGAATTTTACGCCGGGATGTACAGCTTGTCCCGTGATATGAGGAAGAACCGGATCGAAGAAATGCTGGATATGGCCGGTCTTAAGCACCGACAAAATGATATGGCCGCCAATTTGTCCGGCGGCTATAAACAGCGGTTGGCCTTAGGCTGCGCAATATTGCACAAACCGCCGATCCTGTTTCTCGATGAACCTACAGGCGGTGTTGATCCCAAATCCCGGCGGATGTTCTGGGATATAATCTATAATTTGGCAGTAGACGGTACAACCGTTATGGTGACAACGCATTTTATGGACGAAGCCGAACATTGTGATGAAATCGGCTTTATTTTTGAAGGCAATCTTATTGCCAGTGATGCACCTGATCAGTTAAAAAAAAATATCCCCGGTTTGCTGCTCGAAATACCTGCTGTAAACCCGATGGGCCTGTTAGAAGAACTTACAACCAAAAATATCAAGGCTTTGGATATGTACCCATATGGGACCAGCATTCATGCACTGGTTTTGCCTGACCAGCTGGCAGCGTTTGCAGCATACCAATATAAAATTATTTCCCCCTCGCTTGAGGACGTATTTGTATTTTACGTACAATCACACCGCAAGGAGTTGATGGCATGAGAGTGCTCCGGGCGCTTTTAATGAAAGAATTTATACAGATGCGGCGGGACCGTCTAACATTCGCCATGATGGTGGTCATGCCCATTATCCAACTATTGCTGTTTGGGTTTGCGATAAATACCGATGTCAAACATCTGTCAACAATTGTGTTTGATCAATCGTTGCAGCAGGAAGGGCGCGACCTGCTTTCCTCCTTTCAGGCCAGCGAATATTTTGACATAAAATATATTGCCGCCAATTATCAGGACGTAACTAACCATATTGAGCAAGGAAAAGCTAAGGTAGGGATTATTATACCTCCCGACTTTACCGAAAGTATCAAGCACGGTAGAACGGCCTCGGTGCAGGTCATTGTTGACGCTTCCGATTCGCTGGCGGCATCGACCGCGATGAGCACTGCCCAAATGATTGGCCAAATCAAGTCACAAGAAATACTGGCCAAACAGATGCAAAGTATGGGCGGCAAAGTGCTGGCTGCGCCGTATGATATTAGGATACGCCCCTGGTACAACCCGGATTTTGTGTCGGCTTTCTATATGGTGCCAGGCATACTGGGCATTGTTTTGACCATGACCATGGTTATGATCACATCCATGGCTATTGTCAGAGAACGGGAGCGAGGGACGCTGGAACAGCTTATTGTGACGCCGATGAAATCGCATGAATTAATGTTAGGCAAGATTATTCCCTATATTTTTGTCGGTTATGTTCAGGCAACTTTGGCGCTTATGGTCGGCATTCTGGTATTTGACCTGCCCTTGCGGGGCAGTTTAGGCCTTCTTTATGGCCTTACATCGTTATTCATTATTGCTTCCTTGACTCTTGGCGTGCTCATTTCGACTGTTGCCAAAACGCAAATGCAGGCCATGCAAATGTCATTTTTTGTGTTTTTACCCAGTGTGCTGTTGTCCGGATTTATGTTTCCCCGCGAAGCTATGCCCAGCTTTTTCTACCTGCTGGGGAATGTTTTACCGCTGACATTTTATCTGGAGATTATCAGAGGTATTATATTAAAAGGAATTGGCATTAACTTTTTATGGTCACAGACATTAGCGCTTATTGTCTTTATTTTCGCTACCCTTATTATTAGTATTATTAAATTCCAGAAGAAAATTGCCTGACGCTGCAGGGGCGGCATCCAGGCAAAAAGGTTCCTGCAAAATTCCAATCAGATTTGCAGGAGTTTTTGTATTGTGAGCGAAGCGTATTCAAAGTAAAACTGACATTTAGTGGTTCTCCGCAATACGGATAAGAGGAAATATTGCCTTTTGGGCGGATTGAGGGATATGTGTGAAAAACATTAAACAATTTTTGTCAGACAATGATCAATTTGCTAAACATGCCGGTATTGAATTGCTGGAGGCTGCCGAAGGATATGCCAAGGTAAAAATGGTGATAGAAGATTATCATTTGAATGGAGCCAAAACAGTTCACGGCGGAGCTATTTTTACGCTGGCGGATTTTGCCTTTGCTGTAGCATCCAATTCCCATGGCAGAATAGCCATGGGAATTAACGCCAGTATTGCGTATATGAAAGCGGTTGACACAGGGGTATTATTTGCCGAGGCAAGGGAAGTTTCACTGAACCATAAGCTGGGTCACTATGTTGTAAATATTACCGACGAGCAGAATGCTTTGGTGGCCATGTTTCAAGGAACAGTATATCGAAAAAAAGAAGAATGGTAAATCTATATGAAATCCAATAAAGATTTTTTTCTAGGCGTGTTGTTAGTAACGCTCCACCGCTGGCGCTTGACTTACGCTTATACTAACAACACGCCTGTAAATCTTTATTGGATACTATATAATAAAAGTTCTGGCTAAGTGGCAATAATTTGATATAATAAATTTAGTTACATAATGTAATAAATATACGTTTAAGGAGACGTGCTTAATGAAACAACTACTGCAATTACTTGCCGAATTATTATCGAATTTTCGTGACCTGGCTCTTTTGGTATTTCGACTTGGGCTTGGTGGCATGTTTATGTGGCATGGATGGCCCAAGATCATCGGCGGCAGTGCGAAATGGTTGGGACTCGGCCAAGCTATGAGCACTTTTGGAATTACTTTTGCACCGGTTTTTTGGGGCTTCATGTCCAGTTTTGCTGAGTTTGGCGGGGGCTTGCTGTTTGCGCTTGGCCTGTTTTACCGTCCTGCCTGCTTTTTATTATTTTTCAATATGTTGGTGGCTTTTAC is a window of Sporomusaceae bacterium ACPt DNA encoding:
- the ilvH_1 gene encoding Acetolactate synthase small subunit; this encodes MKYTLAVLVENRPGVLTHISGLISRRAFNIESIAAGHTEEADTTRITIGVEVDDEIELEQVVNQLSKLVDVIKIVNLTYVDSIQRELALIKVKASKVNRSDLVDVVEIFRAKIVDVNRETMTIELAGEESKIDAFCEVLLDFGIIEIVRTGKIALSRGPVPAKEM
- a CDS encoding putative peptidase, with amino-acid sequence MDFTPKSEIETRTYNFQKKLTDQGLDGAIIVLNSDMFYFTGTVQNSFLYIPAGGEPVLMVKKSLRRGQEESPLKNVVSLKSPKEIPGILAAFNYTGFDKIGLELDVLPFNIYKTYKKIFPNTEFSDISPAIKEIRAVKSSYEIELIRNALGVIDKAFLAVPSFLHEGMLEIELAALFEAEMRKRGYSGGRKMRAFNQDFFFGNICTGNSGFCPNFFDGPVGGLGVTVSHPQGAGWKRINRNEAIYIDYTCVIQGYTGDQTRIFCIGELNPRMVKAFEDAVLIESEILKVMKPGTPAEEPYLLAVKLAEEMGYKDNFMGYKEDKVKFIGHGIGLELDEWPILAKGFKTPIMPGMTFALEPKFVFPEGAIGTENSFVMTENGPESLSITPEVITYVKTNSFTS
- the betI_1 gene encoding HTH-type transcriptional regulator BetI, with the translated sequence MEKDSRTKLIEAATSLFAKRGFTAVSIRELAETAGVNSALISYHFGGKEGLYEAVLEANFSRIAEAISAAEKMQLTPEARIRYYTKAVNVLHKQNPFLIRLLHTELTNPTACFETVIKKYLSQAYSFIYKSFAEGVASGYFSPTLDPAYAAISLAGIMNFYFIAKPLAQNFLPAAEDLDESYLNQALSIYLNGVRRINYE
- the btuD_2 gene encoding Vitamin B12 import ATP-binding protein BtuD produces the protein MHAVESVNLTKRFGSFTAVNNVNIAIKQGSIYGFLGPNGSGKSTTIKMLCGILEPTSGSGTILGLDLARDSEAIKTKIGYMSQKFSLYDDLTVLENLEFYAGMYSLSRDMRKNRIEEMLDMAGLKHRQNDMAANLSGGYKQRLALGCAILHKPPILFLDEPTGGVDPKSRRMFWDIIYNLAVDGTTVMVTTHFMDEAEHCDEIGFIFEGNLIASDAPDQLKKNIPGLLLEIPAVNPMGLLEELTTKNIKALDMYPYGTSIHALVLPDQLAAFAAYQYKIISPSLEDVFVFYVQSHRKELMA
- the ybhS gene encoding putative multidrug ABC transporter permease YbhS; its protein translation is MRVLRALLMKEFIQMRRDRLTFAMMVVMPIIQLLLFGFAINTDVKHLSTIVFDQSLQQEGRDLLSSFQASEYFDIKYIAANYQDVTNHIEQGKAKVGIIIPPDFTESIKHGRTASVQVIVDASDSLAASTAMSTAQMIGQIKSQEILAKQMQSMGGKVLAAPYDIRIRPWYNPDFVSAFYMVPGILGIVLTMTMVMITSMAIVRERERGTLEQLIVTPMKSHELMLGKIIPYIFVGYVQATLALMVGILVFDLPLRGSLGLLYGLTSLFIIASLTLGVLISTVAKTQMQAMQMSFFVFLPSVLLSGFMFPREAMPSFFYLLGNVLPLTFYLEIIRGIILKGIGINFLWSQTLALIVFIFATLIISIIKFQKKIA
- the paaI_1 gene encoding Acyl-coenzyme A thioesterase PaaI, yielding MKNIKQFLSDNDQFAKHAGIELLEAAEGYAKVKMVIEDYHLNGAKTVHGGAIFTLADFAFAVASNSHGRIAMGINASIAYMKAVDTGVLFAEAREVSLNHKLGHYVVNITDEQNALVAMFQGTVYRKKEEW